A window of Solanum stenotomum isolate F172 chromosome 3, ASM1918654v1, whole genome shotgun sequence contains these coding sequences:
- the LOC125858370 gene encoding uncharacterized protein LOC125858370: protein MALRRMLGYSDGELMRSDAKPCTRLMRQTAGIFSVGGALGFWILCRLHYGPRITVPRSLRWATCGAVTVSSSTALLVRLFSPECEPQNIAAYDKKG, encoded by the exons ATGGCTTTGAGGCGTATGCTTGGGTATTCGGATGGAGAGTTAATGAGATCAGATGCAAAACCCTGCACAAGACTAATGAGACAAACAGCTGGGATCTTTTCTGTTGGAGGAGCATTAGGATTTTGGATTCTTTGCCGATTGCACTATG GTCCTAGAATCACAGTTCCTAGAAGTCTTAGATGGGCAACTTGTGGGGCTGTTACTGTGAGCTCAAGCACCGCTTTGCTAGTTCGTCTATTTAGTCCTGAATGTGAACCACAAAATATAGCTGCCTACGACAAGAAGGGATGA